A single Sphingopyxis chilensis DNA region contains:
- a CDS encoding Lrp/AsnC family transcriptional regulator, with protein MASQKFDQIDLQILGELQKNGRMTNVELAQMVGLTAPPCLRRVRALEESGVIRSYHADLDAAKLGYGITVFAMVSLRSQAESDLKAFEDYVGGLAEVRECYMLNGEIDFLLKVVARDLQSFQSFLTAHLTSAPNVTSVKTSLTIRTAKQLAGIPVEV; from the coding sequence ATGGCTAGTCAGAAATTCGATCAGATTGATTTGCAGATATTGGGCGAGCTGCAGAAAAACGGGCGGATGACGAATGTCGAACTGGCACAGATGGTGGGATTGACCGCTCCGCCATGTCTTCGTCGTGTACGCGCGCTCGAAGAATCGGGCGTCATCCGATCCTACCACGCCGACCTCGACGCGGCGAAGCTCGGCTACGGCATCACCGTCTTTGCGATGGTCAGCCTGCGCAGTCAGGCCGAGTCGGACCTCAAAGCCTTCGAAGACTATGTCGGCGGACTCGCCGAGGTGCGCGAATGCTATATGCTGAACGGCGAGATCGATTTCCTGCTAAAGGTCGTCGCGCGCGACCTGCAGAGCTTCCAGTCCTTCCTGACCGCGCATCTGACCTCGGCGCCGAACGTCACCAGCGTAAAAACGTCGCTGACGATTCGCACAGCCAAGCAGCTCGCCGGCATCCCGGTCGAAGTCTGA
- a CDS encoding tetratricopeptide repeat protein: MFTRFRSMPATAMAAVLGCALMTTALPAAAKEKPKKEEEAKGKGLSASKAFGPALKKMTDATTAKDTAALQAALTEGQATATTPDDKYLAAFYQLQLGILSKDQAIQAQALDTMLDSGVTPAENLAVYNFFSGNFAYGAKDYPKAIKRLEAARAAGSTEPNVPVLLMDSYLNAGQVDQGLATAKAAIEASRAAGQRPSDELYVRPVKALQAAKRTNEVLDLMTMRLRDYNQPTVWRQTLFIALQANQDKEVGLDIFRLMRATGAMQERPEYAEYAALATEAALPGEVVSLIKAGKQSNVIPASDAKFNELLTSQTERMGDEESTIAAYAQKPSTLSNPKVAGATGDAMVGYGRYADAIPLYKAALAAGGDKDLWTYRLGVAQAQSGDTAGAKASFAQVTGPRKRLADLWTVKIDTPAAAPAAPAQPAAAPATGG, from the coding sequence ATGTTCACCCGTTTCCGCTCGATGCCCGCAACGGCGATGGCTGCCGTTCTGGGCTGTGCGCTGATGACCACCGCCCTTCCGGCCGCTGCCAAGGAAAAGCCGAAGAAGGAAGAAGAAGCCAAGGGCAAGGGCCTGTCGGCGAGCAAGGCGTTCGGTCCGGCGCTCAAGAAGATGACCGACGCGACCACCGCGAAGGACACGGCCGCCCTCCAGGCCGCGCTGACCGAAGGACAGGCCACCGCGACCACCCCGGACGATAAATATCTGGCCGCCTTCTATCAACTCCAGCTCGGTATCCTGAGCAAGGATCAGGCGATTCAGGCGCAGGCGCTCGACACGATGCTCGATTCGGGCGTGACCCCGGCGGAAAATCTTGCCGTCTATAATTTCTTCTCGGGCAATTTCGCCTATGGCGCGAAAGATTATCCGAAGGCGATCAAGCGCCTCGAAGCGGCGCGCGCGGCGGGGTCGACTGAGCCCAATGTGCCCGTCCTCCTGATGGACAGCTATCTCAATGCCGGGCAGGTCGATCAGGGGCTCGCCACCGCCAAGGCCGCGATCGAAGCGAGCCGTGCCGCCGGGCAACGCCCCTCGGACGAGCTGTATGTCCGCCCGGTCAAGGCCTTGCAGGCCGCAAAGCGCACCAATGAGGTGCTCGACCTGATGACGATGCGCCTGCGCGACTACAACCAGCCGACGGTCTGGCGTCAGACGCTCTTCATCGCGCTGCAGGCGAATCAGGACAAAGAAGTCGGGCTCGACATCTTTCGCCTGATGCGCGCGACCGGCGCGATGCAGGAACGTCCCGAATATGCCGAATATGCGGCGCTTGCGACCGAAGCCGCGCTGCCGGGTGAGGTCGTGTCGCTGATCAAGGCGGGCAAGCAGAGCAATGTGATCCCCGCCAGCGACGCGAAGTTCAACGAGCTTCTGACGAGCCAGACCGAGCGGATGGGCGACGAGGAATCGACGATCGCCGCCTATGCGCAAAAACCGTCGACGCTGTCGAATCCCAAGGTTGCCGGCGCGACGGGTGACGCGATGGTCGGCTATGGCCGCTACGCCGATGCCATTCCGCTCTACAAGGCGGCGCTGGCCGCCGGCGGCGACAAGGATCTCTGGACCTATCGCCTCGGCGTGGCGCAGGCGCAGTCGGGCGACACGGCGGGCGCGAAGGCGAGCTTCGCGCAGGTGACCGGCCCCCGCAAGCGGCTTGCCGACCTGTGGACGGTGAAGATCGACACGCCCGCGGCGGCGCCCGCCGCTCCCGCACAACCGGCGGCTGCCCCCGCTACGGGCGGCTGA